The Clostridium sp. AWRP genome has a window encoding:
- the dnaX gene encoding DNA polymerase III subunit gamma/tau, with amino-acid sequence MPYTALYREWRPKTFSDVVGQDHITVTLKNQILNHRIAHAYLFSGTRGTGKTSTAKILAKAVNCLNLQDGEPCNECEMCKKINAGISIDVIEMDAASKRRLEDIKDVIENVKYPPQEGKYKVYIMDEVHMLTQEAVNAFLKTLEEPPLNVIFILATTDPQKLPVTILSRCQKFDFRRIKSSEIFNRLRCIVSEQGIFADDRSLNLIARICDGAMRDALSILDQAISMGNGKVEYDDVVNMLGLVTNENLLKLTDSIIEKNVESSMRVIDDIVLSGKDIFNFIKDMIIHLRNLLMVKVSNNPEDVLDMSEENINLLKDQAQKIRVEEIMRDIRILQDAQEQSKWTKQSRIYLELSAIKMCKIEYDTSKEVILARLNRLEEALRQGKIKISNEKINSKVEKETVPKKIEDTYRESSTEELKTKNSSSNDEVQAENIYSKITLDIVKKSWKDILESLKSRHQMVLFAALTTGKVVKCEKGIITIEYGKEYAFHKQRLEKNENRKIVEQVFSDVLKEKVMVRYIIEDEVEDVSVSKEKLLKDTFGEDIVEIFDE; translated from the coding sequence TTTTTCAGATGTGGTAGGTCAAGATCATATAACAGTTACATTGAAAAATCAAATATTAAACCATAGAATAGCCCATGCATACTTATTTTCTGGAACAAGGGGTACTGGAAAGACTTCTACGGCTAAGATACTGGCAAAAGCGGTAAATTGTTTGAACCTTCAAGATGGAGAACCTTGCAATGAATGTGAGATGTGCAAAAAAATAAATGCAGGTATTTCAATAGATGTAATTGAAATGGATGCTGCTTCCAAAAGAAGATTGGAAGATATTAAAGATGTAATAGAAAATGTAAAATATCCTCCTCAGGAGGGTAAATACAAAGTTTATATAATGGACGAAGTTCATATGCTTACTCAAGAAGCAGTAAACGCATTTTTAAAAACTTTAGAAGAACCACCTTTGAATGTAATATTTATTCTTGCTACTACTGATCCCCAAAAATTACCTGTTACTATACTTTCCAGATGTCAAAAATTTGATTTCAGAAGGATAAAAAGTTCTGAGATATTTAATAGATTAAGATGCATAGTTAGTGAGCAAGGAATTTTTGCAGATGACAGAAGTCTAAATTTAATAGCTAGAATATGCGATGGAGCCATGAGGGATGCACTTAGTATATTGGATCAGGCAATATCTATGGGAAATGGTAAAGTTGAATACGACGATGTAGTTAACATGTTAGGTTTAGTTACTAATGAGAATTTATTAAAACTTACAGACAGCATAATAGAAAAGAACGTAGAATCTTCTATGAGAGTAATTGATGATATAGTTCTAAGTGGAAAAGATATATTTAATTTTATTAAGGACATGATAATTCATCTAAGAAATCTTTTAATGGTAAAGGTGTCTAACAATCCGGAAGATGTACTTGATATGTCAGAAGAAAATATAAATCTTTTAAAAGATCAAGCACAGAAAATACGTGTAGAAGAAATAATGAGAGATATAAGAATACTTCAAGATGCCCAGGAACAATCTAAATGGACTAAACAAAGCAGAATTTATTTAGAACTTTCAGCTATAAAGATGTGTAAAATAGAATATGATACGTCAAAGGAAGTAATACTTGCAAGATTAAATAGATTGGAAGAAGCCCTCAGGCAAGGAAAAATTAAAATATCAAATGAAAAGATTAATTCCAAGGTGGAAAAAGAAACTGTACCTAAAAAAATAGAAGATACCTATAGAGAAAGTAGTACTGAAGAACTTAAGACAAAAAATAGTTCATCAAATGACGAAGTACAGGCAGAAAATATATATTCAAAGATAACACTAGATATAGTTAAAAAAAGCTGGAAAGATATACTTGAATCACTTAAAAGTAGGCATCAAATGGTTTTATTTGCAGCACTTACTACAGGAAAAGTAGTTAAATGTGAAAAAGGTATAATAACTATAGAGTATGGTAAAGAATATGCTTTCCACAAACAGAGACTGGAAAAGAATGAAAATAGAAAAATAGTTGAGCAGGTTTTTTCAGATGTGTTGAAGGAAAAAGTTATGGTTAGGTACATTATAGAAGACGAAGTGGAGGATGTATCTGTATCCAAGGAGAAATTATTAAAGGATACCTTTGGGGAGGATATAGTAGAAATATTTGATGAATAA
- a CDS encoding YbaB/EbfC family nucleoid-associated protein gives MARGGIPNFGGGGNMNNLMKQAQKLQKQMETMQSELQNKEFSATAGGGAVTVSVNGKKEIVDIKIKPEVVDPEDVEMLQDLILAACNEALKNAEKETASEMKKVTGGLNIPGMF, from the coding sequence ATGGCAAGAGGCGGAATACCTAATTTTGGTGGCGGTGGAAATATGAATAATTTAATGAAGCAAGCCCAGAAACTTCAAAAACAAATGGAGACTATGCAATCAGAACTTCAAAATAAAGAGTTTTCTGCTACTGCTGGCGGTGGAGCAGTTACTGTATCAGTAAATGGTAAAAAGGAAATAGTAGATATAAAAATTAAACCAGAAGTTGTAGATCCAGAAGATGTAGAAATGCTTCAAGATTTAATTTTAGCTGCATGTAATGAGGCACTTAAGAATGCAGAAAAGGAGACTGCTTCTGAAATGAAAAAAGTAACTGGTGGACTTAATATACCAGGAATGTTTTAA
- the recR gene encoding recombination mediator RecR codes for MDFYPAAIEKLIEEFAKLPGIGYKTAQRLTLYILNLPGDEVKEFAKALVNARGTIRYCSVCGNFTDSDPCAICSNPNRDKSVICVVEQPKDIMAMERIKEYNGVYHVLHGNISPMAGRGPNDIKLKELITRINGNVKEVIVATNPNVEGEATAMYISKILKHLGVKVTRIAHGIPVGGNLEYADEITLSKALEGRVEI; via the coding sequence ATGGATTTTTATCCTGCAGCTATTGAAAAATTAATAGAAGAGTTTGCAAAGTTACCGGGAATAGGCTATAAAACAGCTCAAAGACTTACCCTTTATATATTGAATCTACCGGGTGATGAAGTAAAGGAGTTTGCAAAAGCTTTAGTTAATGCAAGAGGTACTATAAGATACTGCTCTGTTTGTGGAAATTTTACAGATTCAGATCCCTGTGCTATATGTTCAAATCCAAATAGGGATAAGAGCGTAATATGTGTAGTAGAACAGCCTAAGGATATAATGGCTATGGAGAGAATTAAAGAGTACAATGGTGTTTATCATGTGTTGCACGGCAACATATCACCTATGGCAGGAAGAGGGCCTAATGATATAAAGCTTAAGGAACTTATAACAAGAATTAATGGGAATGTAAAAGAAGTCATAGTTGCAACTAACCCAAATGTAGAAGGAGAAGCTACAGCTATGTATATATCTAAAATATTGAAACACCTTGGAGTGAAGGTAACTAGAATAGCCCATGGTATTCCTGTTGGTGGAAATTTAGAATATGCAGATGAGATTACTCTGTCAAAAGCACTAGAAGGTAGAGTAGAGATATAA
- a CDS encoding DUF2508 family protein: MNKYNIIKYLLAKNSKYTKNQRRLLNDINEAREELERCAIYFDTVKDPHLVDYAIYMEEAAKSKYMYLLNEVKKNGIDLNYNSMFPNLKENKKSS; encoded by the coding sequence ATGAACAAGTATAATATAATCAAATATTTGTTGGCAAAAAATTCGAAATACACAAAAAATCAAAGAAGATTATTAAATGATATAAATGAAGCTAGGGAAGAGTTGGAAAGGTGTGCTATATACTTTGATACAGTGAAAGATCCACACTTGGTTGATTACGCTATATATATGGAAGAGGCAGCAAAATCAAAATACATGTATTTATTAAATGAAGTAAAGAAAAATGGAATAGATTTAAATTACAATAGCATGTTTCCTAATTTAAAGGAAAATAAAAAATCATCTTAA
- a CDS encoding pro-sigmaK processing inhibitor BofA family protein: protein MFQYIGYFLIAILGLYVLVKVFSWPLKILFKLIINAVLGVVLLVIVNLIGKYFSFSIGINAITALIAGFFGIPGVIFLIIFKLFL, encoded by the coding sequence ATGTTTCAGTATATAGGATATTTTTTAATTGCCATATTAGGACTTTATGTGTTAGTAAAAGTATTTTCGTGGCCTTTAAAAATTTTATTTAAACTTATTATAAATGCTGTACTTGGTGTAGTACTGCTAGTTATAGTGAATTTAATAGGAAAATACTTTTCATTTAGTATAGGTATTAATGCAATTACAGCACTTATTGCAGGATTTTTTGGAATACCAGGAGTGATATTTCTTATAATATTTAAACTATTTCTCTAA